In Sporosarcina psychrophila, a genomic segment contains:
- a CDS encoding copper resistance D family protein, translating to MFMVIFSEILLYLCVSLLIGSFLIALVPSSFRPEVNIPRSVQIIATLGIAVFSFAPVLVLIIYLNENMGLSETLQTVLLTFEVGKAWIFTFLVVNVLFIFIVWFDDRKKPIYSYIGIIFVVILIMGIGWASHASSLDHVKGFLTHTSHFTAVSIWVGILLVVSWFSKDHSNWLNFLKWFSPVAIICFSITIVSGLILMTFVVEFNEYANAWMLPYGQLLLLKHLTIIPLLVYAGINSILIRKKLLKDNDFNPIPWTRVESILILVVFSITAALGQQSPPSENILKNEGPSKLFSFFYQGQFQQGMNVELVANATGLSLILLAILFVVLTVYSFIKKAPVIVTFILSILFIFTSYLALLLSIQ from the coding sequence ATGTTTATGGTAATTTTTAGTGAAATACTTTTATATCTTTGCGTATCGCTTCTTATAGGAAGTTTTCTTATAGCTCTAGTACCGAGTTCTTTTCGACCGGAAGTAAACATACCAAGAAGTGTACAAATTATAGCTACACTCGGTATCGCAGTGTTCTCATTTGCGCCTGTTTTAGTGCTAATCATATATTTGAATGAGAATATGGGACTTTCTGAAACACTACAGACAGTTCTACTTACTTTTGAAGTCGGCAAAGCATGGATTTTCACTTTTCTAGTTGTCAATGTCTTGTTCATTTTTATCGTTTGGTTTGATGATCGTAAGAAACCAATCTACTCTTATATAGGAATCATTTTTGTTGTCATTTTAATCATGGGAATTGGTTGGGCTAGTCACGCTAGTTCCCTTGATCATGTCAAAGGATTTTTAACGCATACAAGCCATTTTACAGCGGTGAGTATTTGGGTAGGAATCTTGCTTGTTGTTAGCTGGTTTTCAAAAGATCATTCAAACTGGTTGAATTTCTTGAAATGGTTCTCGCCTGTTGCCATTATTTGTTTTAGCATCACCATTGTGTCAGGACTTATTTTAATGACATTTGTAGTGGAGTTTAATGAATATGCCAATGCGTGGATGCTTCCGTATGGTCAATTATTGTTATTAAAACATTTAACGATCATTCCATTACTGGTATATGCAGGGATCAACAGTATACTTATTAGAAAGAAGTTACTTAAGGATAATGACTTTAATCCAATACCTTGGACAAGAGTGGAAAGCATACTTATTTTGGTTGTTTTTTCGATAACGGCTGCATTAGGTCAACAATCGCCGCCTAGCGAAAACATATTGAAAAATGAAGGACCTTCCAAGCTGTTCAGTTTCTTTTATCAAGGTCAGTTTCAGCAAGGAATGAATGTCGAACTTGTAGCAAATGCCACAGGTCTCTCTCTTATACTGTTAGCGATTCTTTTCGTCGTTTTAACTGTGTACTCATTTATTAAGAAAGCACCGGTAATCGTAACTTTCATTTTGAGTATCCTTTTCATCTTTACAAGTTATTTAGCTTTACTACTTAGTATCCAATAG
- a CDS encoding ArsR/SmtB family transcription factor translates to MNTLTITGRKRESYKVELEYSLLWECALGIAAITNTPLLDTLEKKGSFETLRNEMPDELVSELNYVEEHNTWKSLLQLLHAFERNSNDIEKFKIYVNNLSDVELKYTCLPYFGTDLQESRMLAANGDKVAVDLIKQVAKENPFLPAYIDFISNVNGVDFKKHLLTVMSLWTETVLDADTNPLLAILERDLDEKRSMKDKLTPEEFVAWATNGTEYIPEPSVHRVLLIPQLTYRPWTIVSDIEETKVFYYPIPNTSIDPTDKYLPDYFLIQKHKALGDEVRLRMVKLLSEQDCTLKDITEQLELGKSTVHHHLKILKAASLVGQKSSNYYLKEKSVASLPKELELYLTQ, encoded by the coding sequence ATGAATACACTAACAATAACAGGTAGAAAAAGAGAATCGTACAAAGTGGAGCTCGAGTATTCTCTATTATGGGAATGTGCATTAGGTATTGCAGCGATCACAAATACACCGCTGCTAGACACGCTCGAGAAAAAAGGTTCATTTGAAACACTTCGAAATGAAATGCCTGACGAGTTAGTTAGCGAACTGAATTACGTTGAAGAACACAATACATGGAAAAGTTTACTTCAACTTTTACACGCTTTTGAAAGAAATTCGAATGACATTGAAAAATTCAAGATTTATGTCAACAATTTAAGCGATGTGGAACTGAAGTATACTTGTCTCCCATACTTCGGAACAGATTTACAAGAAAGTAGGATGCTTGCGGCGAATGGTGATAAAGTTGCTGTCGATTTAATAAAACAAGTAGCAAAGGAAAACCCTTTTCTACCTGCTTATATTGACTTTATCAGCAATGTAAATGGCGTTGACTTTAAAAAGCATTTACTAACTGTCATGTCTTTGTGGACTGAAACAGTTCTTGATGCAGACACAAATCCCTTGTTAGCCATCTTGGAAAGAGATCTCGATGAAAAAAGAAGTATGAAAGACAAACTAACGCCTGAAGAATTTGTTGCATGGGCCACAAATGGAACAGAGTATATTCCTGAGCCAAGCGTTCATCGTGTTTTATTGATTCCCCAATTGACGTACCGGCCTTGGACGATTGTATCGGATATTGAAGAAACGAAAGTTTTTTATTATCCGATTCCGAACACAAGCATTGATCCAACTGATAAGTATCTTCCCGATTACTTTTTAATTCAGAAACATAAAGCATTGGGAGATGAAGTCCGGCTCCGTATGGTTAAGCTTTTATCTGAACAAGATTGCACGTTAAAGGATATAACTGAGCAGCTCGAATTAGGAAAATCAACTGTTCATCACCATTTAAAAATTTTAAAGGCCGCTTCTTTAGTTGGTCAAAAGTCCTCCAATTATTATTTGAAAGAAAAGTCCGTTGCTTCCCTGCCCAAAGAGTTGGAACTCTATTTAACCCAATAA
- a CDS encoding copper resistance CopC family protein, translating into MKKLLLITFVFMFIFTTSALAHTGLETSSPEDGEVVTEEMREIALTYEGKIEQGGTLEVSNSNGQSIPVEDISIADTQMTGTFTNALENGDYTVVWNIIGADGHPIAGEFSFTVDVPVSETAVENESEAEAEAEAEANSQDVNQDETPLENVEDTKTNEQSQLPSYLIPVIVIVLIAIIVGIFVGLRRKK; encoded by the coding sequence GTGAAAAAGTTATTATTAATTACATTTGTCTTCATGTTTATTTTTACTACCAGTGCTCTGGCACATACAGGGTTAGAAACGTCTTCCCCAGAAGATGGAGAAGTTGTTACAGAAGAAATGCGCGAGATAGCCTTAACCTACGAAGGGAAAATCGAACAAGGAGGAACGTTAGAGGTCAGTAATTCAAATGGCCAATCTATTCCAGTTGAAGATATTTCCATAGCAGATACGCAAATGACAGGGACGTTTACAAATGCCTTGGAAAATGGTGACTATACAGTTGTTTGGAATATTATTGGAGCAGATGGTCATCCGATTGCAGGAGAATTTTCTTTCACTGTAGATGTTCCTGTATCTGAAACAGCGGTTGAAAATGAATCCGAAGCCGAAGCCGAAGCCGAAGCCGAAGCCAATTCACAGGATGTAAATCAAGATGAAACACCATTAGAAAATGTTGAAGATACTAAAACAAATGAACAAAGTCAATTACCTTCTTATCTCATTCCTGTAATCGTTATTGTCTTAATTGCAATTATTGTGGGGATTTTCGTCGGGTTAAGGAGAAAAAAATAA
- a CDS encoding PstS family phosphate ABC transporter substrate-binding protein produces MKNILMIATILMIIVAATILALPLAFISVLFITPNMYYIVPLLIAIYVILVILILFKTIGWTKYPNGKKAFYGVVALIAVVALSFTASGIYKQNLDRLEDTEVNLQQYSPFASGTKAMKLDEPATLKLESDLPVIDGATALYPMYAGFAQAVYPEKEYNLYNSEVMSNMTNVAYEKLIDGEVDIIFVAGPSSTQLASAERAGKELTLTPIGKEAFVFFVNAKNPVKTLTMNEIKGIYSGEITNWKDVGGKKKAIRAFQRPQDSGSQTALQNLMGEVSIMDPPVENVIDLMGGIIDEVSDYTNYNNALGFTFRYYSTEMVTNDKIRLLQIEGIEPSSETIQSEDYPLTADIYAVTAGSDNPHIEKFIDWILSDLGQAIIEKTGYVTNR; encoded by the coding sequence TTGAAAAACATCCTAATGATTGCAACCATCCTAATGATTATTGTAGCGGCGACGATATTGGCGTTGCCATTGGCTTTTATATCTGTTTTATTCATAACGCCGAATATGTATTATATAGTACCTTTGCTTATTGCAATCTACGTAATACTGGTTATTTTGATTCTATTCAAAACGATAGGTTGGACGAAATATCCGAACGGAAAAAAAGCTTTTTATGGCGTTGTTGCGCTGATAGCCGTTGTGGCATTGTCTTTCACGGCTTCCGGTATATATAAGCAGAACTTGGACAGGTTGGAGGATACAGAAGTGAACCTGCAACAATACAGTCCGTTCGCATCTGGGACGAAAGCTATGAAACTGGACGAGCCAGCGACCTTGAAGCTGGAATCGGATTTACCTGTCATAGATGGTGCGACCGCGCTTTACCCGATGTATGCTGGATTCGCACAGGCAGTCTATCCAGAAAAGGAATACAACCTCTATAACAGTGAAGTGATGTCGAATATGACAAACGTAGCCTACGAAAAGCTCATTGATGGGGAAGTCGATATAATTTTTGTAGCAGGTCCTTCTTCTACTCAATTGGCATCAGCAGAACGAGCTGGCAAAGAATTAACGCTGACACCAATCGGTAAAGAAGCATTCGTTTTTTTCGTCAATGCGAAAAACCCTGTAAAAACCTTGACGATGAATGAAATCAAAGGGATTTATTCCGGAGAAATAACAAATTGGAAAGACGTAGGCGGAAAGAAAAAAGCGATACGGGCATTCCAGCGGCCACAAGACAGCGGCAGTCAGACTGCACTTCAAAACTTGATGGGTGAAGTGTCGATCATGGATCCTCCGGTTGAAAATGTGATTGATCTTATGGGAGGAATTATTGATGAGGTATCGGACTATACGAACTACAACAATGCATTAGGCTTTACTTTCAGATATTATTCAACCGAAATGGTCACTAACGATAAAATCCGATTGCTTCAAATTGAAGGAATTGAACCGTCATCAGAAACAATCCAGTCTGAAGATTATCCTCTTACGGCTGATATTTATGCCGTGACTGCGGGCAGTGATAATCCGCATATCGAGAAATTCATCGATTGGATTTTGTCTGACCTAGGACAGGCGATCATCGAGAAGACGGGGTATGTTACAAACCGATAG
- a CDS encoding carbon starvation protein A, which produces MITFFGSILLLVVAYFTYGKFIEKIFGPTDARKTPAYANADGIDYVPMNKQKNALIQLLNIAGTGPIFGPIMGALFGPVAFLWIVFGAIFAGAVHDYLTGMISIRNKGAHIPELAGKFLGNVSKHIVNIFALLLLLLVGTVFVTTPASLLSLLFNGKVALWIIITVIFIYYFLSTILPIDKIIGRLYPYFGAVLLVGTVGVGGALLLSDYSIPELTLTNLHPDNLPIFPILFFTITCGALSGFHATQSPIISRTVEKESQGRYVFYGMMITEAVIAMIWAAAAMSMLDGQTLSEFISTGTPSSVVNEVSMTLLGAVGGTIAVLGAVVLPITSGDTAFRAARSIIADYLKIDQKKIAKRLMIAVPLFALSVLLTQIDFNILWRYFSWANQATAAIALWIATMYLFIKGKNYFVSLVPALFITYMVFVYILNQKIGFNLDLKLSFIVGIVLTAILAVMFFVKAKKNKANKIETDVIIE; this is translated from the coding sequence ATGATTACATTTTTCGGTTCAATTTTACTGTTAGTTGTTGCATATTTTACGTACGGAAAGTTTATTGAAAAGATTTTTGGCCCTACGGATGCTAGGAAAACACCTGCTTATGCAAATGCTGATGGAATCGATTACGTACCAATGAATAAACAAAAAAATGCGTTAATCCAGCTATTAAATATAGCGGGAACAGGCCCTATTTTTGGTCCTATTATGGGTGCCCTCTTTGGCCCGGTCGCATTTTTATGGATTGTTTTCGGAGCGATTTTTGCCGGAGCTGTGCATGATTATTTAACGGGTATGATCTCTATTCGGAATAAAGGGGCACATATCCCGGAATTAGCAGGGAAATTCTTGGGTAACGTTTCTAAACATATTGTAAACATTTTCGCTTTGTTACTCCTTCTGTTGGTTGGAACTGTATTTGTTACGACACCAGCATCACTATTAAGTCTGTTATTTAATGGTAAAGTTGCTTTGTGGATTATAATTACTGTTATTTTTATTTATTATTTCCTATCTACAATTCTTCCAATCGATAAAATTATTGGCAGACTCTATCCGTATTTTGGAGCTGTTCTATTAGTTGGAACAGTAGGTGTTGGGGGAGCTTTACTACTCTCGGATTATTCAATTCCAGAATTGACGTTAACTAACTTACATCCGGATAATTTACCTATATTCCCAATCCTATTCTTTACAATTACTTGTGGTGCGCTATCTGGTTTTCATGCGACACAATCACCGATTATTTCTCGAACAGTAGAAAAAGAATCACAAGGTCGCTATGTCTTTTATGGCATGATGATTACTGAAGCGGTTATAGCAATGATCTGGGCTGCTGCAGCAATGAGTATGTTGGATGGGCAGACATTAAGTGAATTCATCTCAACAGGTACTCCTTCCTCTGTTGTGAATGAAGTATCCATGACATTATTAGGTGCTGTTGGCGGAACGATTGCTGTATTAGGTGCTGTTGTACTACCAATTACGTCAGGGGATACAGCGTTCCGTGCCGCACGATCTATTATTGCTGATTACTTGAAGATTGATCAGAAGAAAATAGCGAAACGTTTAATGATCGCTGTTCCTCTGTTCGCTCTCTCGGTTTTGCTTACACAAATTGACTTCAACATCTTGTGGAGATACTTCTCTTGGGCGAACCAAGCGACTGCTGCTATCGCATTATGGATAGCGACCATGTATCTATTTATTAAAGGGAAGAACTACTTTGTGTCGTTAGTACCTGCGTTGTTTATCACCTATATGGTATTCGTTTATATCTTAAATCAAAAGATCGGATTTAATTTAGATTTAAAATTATCGTTTATAGTTGGGATTGTGTTAACTGCTATTTTGGCGGTGATGTTCTTTGTGAAAGCTAAGAAAAATAAAGCAAATAAGATAGAGACAGATGTAATTATTGAATAA
- a CDS encoding DMT family transporter: MRKYIGEIGLIITAIIWGSGFVGSAVALEYYTPYQILAGRFLIGVLILGIVFSKRLKTIKKSTFIKGSILGIFLYIAFALQTVGLQYTTPSKNAFLTAINVVIVPFIGLVIYKKKIDIFELGGAFMAIIGVAVLSLKFSSEVNVGDLLTLCCAVGFAFHIFYTSKFVKDEDPIQLTIIQMMAAAVIGCLFVVFKGETTFSTQTEGLIPLLYLAVFSTTIAFLLQTVAQKYITETKAAIILSTESFWGMAFSVAILSEVMTVKMGIGAILILGAIVLSETKLSFLKKKQLNGMLERWDDGV; this comes from the coding sequence ATGCGGAAATATATTGGGGAAATTGGACTTATCATTACAGCAATTATTTGGGGCAGCGGGTTTGTGGGCAGTGCCGTAGCCTTGGAATACTACACGCCGTATCAAATTCTGGCAGGGCGCTTTTTAATCGGCGTACTCATTCTAGGAATCGTATTTAGTAAACGGCTAAAAACGATAAAGAAAAGCACATTTATAAAAGGGTCGATATTGGGGATTTTCCTCTATATCGCCTTTGCGCTTCAAACGGTAGGTTTACAATATACGACACCTTCAAAGAATGCATTTTTAACTGCTATCAATGTAGTTATTGTTCCTTTTATAGGGCTCGTCATTTATAAAAAGAAAATCGATATTTTTGAACTCGGTGGGGCATTTATGGCGATAATCGGAGTAGCGGTACTATCACTTAAATTCTCTTCTGAAGTCAACGTAGGGGATCTACTAACATTATGCTGTGCAGTTGGATTTGCTTTCCATATTTTCTACACCTCTAAATTTGTAAAAGACGAGGACCCTATCCAGCTAACGATTATTCAAATGATGGCAGCAGCAGTCATCGGGTGTCTGTTTGTAGTATTTAAAGGTGAAACAACTTTTTCTACGCAAACGGAAGGTTTGATACCACTCCTCTATCTGGCAGTTTTTTCGACAACAATCGCATTTCTATTACAGACAGTTGCCCAAAAGTACATAACGGAAACAAAAGCGGCAATCATTCTATCCACCGAATCATTTTGGGGCATGGCATTTTCCGTTGCGATTTTAAGTGAAGTGATGACGGTGAAAATGGGGATTGGTGCCATCCTTATTCTTGGAGCGATTGTATTATCCGAGACGAAGCTTAGTTTTTTGAAAAAGAAACAGCTGAACGGAATGCTTGAAAGGTGGGATGACGGTGTTTAA
- a CDS encoding YcxB family protein: protein MEIHYKLTEEDYIHFNLYHIKNSKTGKRALALQRFITPLFFIIISYIYSLISDMSFLPLFIIFLVTSILWVMFYPKYFYGLIARNAKKMIKEGNNDGLIGNHQLKLTEEGLMDTSSNKETKVTWLGITSFQEDDGYFFLYNSSVSSYILPKREIDDVDEMRQYIQSNLMQ from the coding sequence ATGGAAATACACTACAAGTTAACTGAGGAAGATTACATACACTTCAATTTGTATCACATCAAAAATTCTAAAACTGGTAAGCGGGCGTTGGCGTTACAAAGGTTTATAACGCCATTATTCTTTATCATTATTTCCTATATTTACTCCTTAATAAGTGACATGTCGTTTCTACCACTGTTTATCATTTTTTTAGTAACGAGTATTCTATGGGTTATGTTTTATCCGAAGTATTTTTATGGCCTCATTGCCCGTAATGCTAAGAAAATGATTAAAGAAGGTAACAATGATGGCCTAATAGGGAATCATCAACTGAAATTGACGGAAGAAGGATTAATGGATACGTCTTCAAATAAAGAAACAAAAGTAACTTGGTTAGGCATTACAAGTTTTCAAGAAGACGATGGATATTTCTTTCTTTACAATAGTTCAGTGAGTTCCTATATCCTGCCCAAAAGAGAGATAGATGATGTAGACGAAATGAGACAATATATCCAATCGAATTTAATGCAGTAA
- a CDS encoding GyrI-like domain-containing protein — protein METRIVEVEEFNVKGYGLKGPLSEIPGKWDVLNMELAEKSIVAEESFGLCLAMKDGEIHYIAGVKSNLAKGLQNTEEAVVPAGKFIVAKVEGGIHAIPTAFNALMKTDGIQLRNCFSFERYVHPEGSNGYDIEVWLPIE, from the coding sequence ATGGAAACACGTATCGTTGAAGTTGAGGAGTTCAATGTTAAAGGGTATGGATTGAAAGGACCGCTGTCAGAAATTCCGGGTAAATGGGATGTGCTGAATATGGAACTTGCCGAGAAAAGCATCGTTGCAGAAGAATCATTTGGACTTTGCTTAGCGATGAAAGATGGGGAAATTCACTACATCGCCGGCGTCAAATCGAATCTTGCCAAAGGATTGCAGAATACAGAAGAAGCTGTGGTCCCGGCTGGCAAGTTCATCGTAGCAAAGGTAGAAGGTGGAATTCACGCGATACCAACCGCGTTTAATGCACTTATGAAAACGGATGGTATTCAACTGCGAAATTGTTTTAGTTTTGAACGATATGTTCATCCTGAAGGTTCGAACGGGTATGACATTGAGGTTTGGCTACCGATTGAGTGA
- a CDS encoding NAD(P)H-dependent flavin oxidoreductase, which produces MNKLNLMAMLGIEHPIIQAPMAGVTTPEFVATSAEAGILGSIGAGYLSAEETRNFIREVKSLTMKPFAVNLFVPETVNPSQEQLRGAYEALQPIGKELGIPQWNTPFSKTEFEGQVQVLIEEGVKVCSFTFGLPDEKTVQLLKGNDVFLIGTATSKEEAELAEQVGMDAIVVQGSEAGGHRGSFLGELTLIPLNELLLKVVASVRLPVIAAGGIASKEKMVDVLASGAQAVQIGTVLLAADESGAHPLYKQAVLDADERCTVLTKAFSGKMARGISNRFISEMNEAIIAPYPLQNDLTKEIRKEAAKQGETEFMSLWAGESVHLSTSGKLKNIIERFV; this is translated from the coding sequence ATGAATAAGCTGAATTTGATGGCAATGTTAGGAATCGAGCATCCAATTATCCAAGCACCAATGGCGGGTGTGACAACGCCAGAGTTTGTAGCAACATCTGCAGAAGCGGGGATTCTCGGTTCAATTGGGGCTGGGTATCTTTCGGCCGAAGAGACGCGGAATTTCATTCGTGAAGTGAAAAGTCTTACAATGAAGCCATTTGCGGTGAATTTGTTTGTTCCAGAAACGGTGAATCCGAGTCAGGAGCAATTACGGGGGGCATATGAAGCACTCCAACCGATAGGTAAGGAACTCGGGATTCCTCAGTGGAATACGCCATTTTCAAAAACGGAATTTGAAGGGCAAGTTCAGGTACTAATAGAAGAAGGTGTGAAAGTCTGTTCATTTACTTTCGGACTGCCGGACGAAAAAACTGTGCAATTATTGAAGGGAAATGATGTATTTCTAATAGGGACAGCGACTTCAAAAGAAGAGGCAGAACTGGCGGAGCAGGTGGGAATGGATGCAATTGTAGTACAAGGTAGTGAAGCGGGTGGTCATCGTGGTTCCTTTTTAGGCGAATTAACATTGATTCCCTTGAATGAACTACTGCTGAAAGTAGTCGCATCCGTTCGACTTCCAGTTATTGCAGCGGGCGGCATTGCAAGTAAAGAAAAAATGGTGGATGTGTTAGCTAGCGGGGCACAAGCTGTCCAAATCGGAACTGTACTTCTAGCTGCTGACGAAAGTGGTGCACATCCGCTTTATAAGCAGGCAGTTTTGGACGCGGATGAAAGATGTACGGTGTTAACAAAAGCATTCTCCGGTAAAATGGCACGCGGAATTAGCAACCGCTTCATCAGTGAAATGAATGAAGCAATCATTGCTCCTTACCCACTTCAGAATGATTTAACAAAAGAGATTCGTAAAGAGGCGGCAAAGCAAGGGGAGACTGAATTCATGTCATTATGGGCGGGTGAAAGTGTGCATTTAAGCACCAGTGGAAAACTCAAGAACATTATTGAAAGATTTGTCTAA
- a CDS encoding MFS transporter, with translation MNTHVLKNRGFVSLWAGSAISELGGSFGTFCNSIIVYELTGSKLALGSMWLLYFLPSIVFQLVSGPFIDKWSRKWIMIFSQWTRALIFLVPLLSMFLGHLEVWHIYVVQVIIGLVTPLYVPASQAITPTIVAKEQLSTANAYLDGTTRLMMFLAPMAGGVVINYIGTDFTLLLVFILLALSGFLLLRMDEQRVPQGIRKTWLEQFNEGIHYFFKERTIVWLGIFLAFVQFGVGVTMVINLPYITDVLKGNYEDYGLFMAGFPLGYVIGSLLIGKIKFRSRRMFMLGSLVIGGLTYISLGIINAIILAIIVEIIAGIMMAFFSIHNITICQRAIPNHMMGKVMSVRLVISRTAMPIGIVFGGIISELWGIRPLYIMIGLAISLVSIIGIVFPYFKFIDGPPQPELLPKKNNYARQ, from the coding sequence TTGAATACTCATGTCTTAAAAAATAGGGGCTTCGTTTCATTGTGGGCGGGAAGTGCAATATCCGAATTGGGTGGCTCCTTTGGCACGTTTTGCAATTCGATTATTGTTTACGAACTCACGGGGTCAAAACTGGCGTTGGGTAGTATGTGGTTACTGTACTTTCTCCCCTCAATCGTGTTTCAACTCGTCAGTGGGCCGTTCATTGATAAATGGAGTCGCAAATGGATTATGATTTTCTCCCAGTGGACACGGGCATTGATTTTTCTGGTGCCACTTTTATCAATGTTCCTTGGCCATTTGGAAGTTTGGCATATCTATGTTGTTCAGGTTATCATTGGCCTTGTCACCCCACTTTACGTTCCTGCAAGTCAAGCGATTACACCGACAATCGTAGCTAAGGAACAGTTAAGTACGGCCAATGCTTATCTCGATGGTACAACGAGGCTTATGATGTTCTTGGCACCCATGGCTGGTGGAGTTGTTATTAATTATATAGGGACGGATTTCACTTTGTTACTCGTGTTTATATTACTTGCGCTAAGTGGATTTTTGCTGTTACGGATGGACGAGCAACGAGTTCCTCAAGGTATACGGAAGACTTGGTTGGAACAATTCAATGAAGGCATCCATTACTTTTTTAAAGAACGAACAATCGTGTGGCTGGGAATCTTCCTTGCATTCGTCCAATTTGGCGTTGGTGTCACAATGGTGATTAATTTACCGTATATCACGGATGTGCTGAAGGGGAATTATGAAGATTATGGCCTCTTTATGGCTGGCTTTCCATTGGGTTATGTCATCGGATCTCTGTTAATTGGAAAGATAAAATTCCGAAGTCGAAGAATGTTCATGTTAGGATCCCTAGTAATCGGTGGATTAACCTACATTTCGTTAGGAATTATTAATGCAATCATTTTAGCGATTATCGTCGAAATTATTGCAGGAATTATGATGGCTTTCTTCAGTATTCACAACATCACAATTTGTCAGCGGGCGATTCCGAATCATATGATGGGGAAAGTGATGTCGGTTAGATTAGTAATTAGTAGAACGGCGATGCCAATTGGGATTGTTTTTGGAGGAATTATTAGTGAGTTATGGGGAATTAGACCTTTATATATAATGATTGGATTAGCGATAAGTTTGGTATCTATCATTGGTATCGTCTTTCCTTATTTCAAGTTCATTGATGGTCCACCCCAACCTGAATTATTACCTAAAAAGAATAACTACGCGCGGCAATAG
- a CDS encoding maltose acetyltransferase domain-containing protein codes for MKTEKEKMLAGELYCPSDFELTKERENARRLTRLFNETLENEHSERTRLLKELFGSTGKELNIELSLRCDYGSNIHVGENFFANFDSVFLDVCEIRIGDNCMIAPGVHIYTATHPLNPLKRISGLEYGKPVTIGDNVWIGGRAVINPGITIGNNVVIASGAIVTKDVPDNVVVGGNPAKIIKEINVEGHLLNAADFEGTRVNS; via the coding sequence ATGAAAACAGAGAAAGAAAAAATGCTAGCTGGCGAATTGTATTGTCCCTCGGATTTTGAATTAACAAAAGAACGGGAAAACGCCCGTCGATTAACGAGGCTATTTAATGAGACGTTGGAAAATGAACATAGTGAACGGACTAGATTATTAAAAGAGCTATTTGGTTCAACTGGTAAGGAACTTAATATTGAGCTTAGCTTGCGTTGTGATTATGGATCTAATATTCATGTCGGTGAAAATTTTTTCGCTAATTTTGATAGCGTGTTTTTGGATGTATGTGAAATTAGGATTGGTGATAATTGTATGATTGCTCCCGGTGTACATATTTACACAGCTACACATCCATTAAATCCATTGAAACGAATTTCGGGTTTGGAATATGGCAAGCCAGTCACAATTGGTGATAATGTGTGGATTGGTGGGAGAGCTGTTATTAACCCTGGAATAACCATCGGAAATAATGTAGTGATTGCATCAGGAGCGATTGTGACAAAAGATGTACCGGATAATGTGGTTGTAGGTGGAAACCCGGCAAAAATTATTAAAGAGATTAATGTAGAGGGACACCTACTTAATGCAGCGGATTTTGAGGGAACGCGCGTAAATTCATAA